The following proteins are encoded in a genomic region of Nocardioides sp. cx-173:
- the lon gene encoding endopeptidase La, giving the protein MSVTNLPVLFVSDLVVLPGMVVPIELDEAAQAAVDAARAGSENRLLVAPRLEDRYASYGVVATVDRVGKLAGGAPAAVLRAETRARIGAGVTGPGAALWVEAEPVEETVTEHVRELAEEYKRLVVAVLQRREAWQVIDSVHRMTDPSAIADAAGYAPYLSDEQKRELLETPDLERRLETVIGWTREYLAEAELTDKIGADVREGMEKTQREYLLRQQLAAIRKELGEGEPDGSDDYRARVEALIERGVSDAVGQALLREVDKLERSSDQSPETSWIRTWLDTVLDLPWSVRTEDSTDVVAARAVLDADHHGLEEVKERIVEYLAVRSRRASRGLEVVGGRGSGAVILLAGPPGVGKTSLGESVARALGRNFVRVALGGVRDEAEIRGHRRTYVGALPGRIVRAIKESGSMNPVVLLDEVDKVGADYRGDPAAALLEVLDPAQNHTFRDHYLELDLDLSDVLFIATANVVEQIPGALLDRMELVTLDGYTEDDKVAIARDFLLPRQLERAALTGDEVTVTDAALHELAADYTREAGVRQMERLIAKALRKSATRLATTDATTVLIDVPDLKDLVGRPRFTPESHERTSVPGVATGLAVTGLGGDVLFIEASAHDGAAGLTLTGQLGDVMKESAQIALSFVRAHAADLGVDASFFDRAIHVHVPAGATPKDGPSAGITMVTALTSLATGRPVRSEVGMTGEVTLNGRVLPIGGLKQKLLAAQRHGLSEVFVPLRNEPDLDDVPDDVLETVTVHVVGDVLDVVRGALVPAPAESHAAAA; this is encoded by the coding sequence ATGTCCGTGACCAATCTGCCTGTGCTGTTCGTCAGCGACCTCGTCGTGCTGCCCGGCATGGTCGTCCCCATCGAGCTCGACGAGGCCGCGCAGGCCGCGGTCGACGCCGCGCGCGCCGGTAGCGAGAACCGGCTGCTTGTCGCCCCGCGGCTGGAGGACCGCTACGCCTCGTACGGCGTGGTGGCCACCGTCGACCGGGTCGGCAAGCTCGCGGGCGGGGCGCCCGCGGCAGTGCTGCGCGCCGAGACCCGGGCGCGGATCGGGGCCGGGGTCACCGGGCCCGGTGCCGCGCTGTGGGTCGAGGCGGAGCCGGTCGAGGAGACCGTGACCGAGCACGTCCGTGAGCTGGCCGAGGAGTACAAGCGCCTGGTCGTGGCCGTGCTGCAGCGCCGCGAGGCCTGGCAGGTGATCGACTCGGTGCATCGGATGACCGACCCGAGCGCGATCGCCGACGCGGCCGGCTATGCGCCGTACCTCAGCGACGAGCAGAAGCGCGAGCTGCTCGAGACCCCCGACCTCGAACGGCGGCTGGAGACGGTGATCGGGTGGACGCGGGAGTACCTCGCCGAGGCCGAGCTGACCGACAAGATCGGCGCCGACGTGCGCGAGGGGATGGAGAAGACCCAGCGCGAGTACCTGCTGCGCCAACAGCTCGCCGCCATCCGCAAGGAGCTGGGGGAGGGCGAGCCGGACGGCTCGGACGACTACCGTGCGCGCGTCGAGGCCCTGATCGAGCGAGGGGTGTCTGACGCTGTGGGCCAGGCGCTGCTGCGCGAGGTCGACAAGCTGGAGCGGTCCAGTGACCAGAGCCCCGAGACCTCCTGGATCCGCACCTGGCTGGACACTGTGCTCGACCTGCCCTGGTCGGTGCGCACCGAGGACAGCACCGATGTGGTCGCGGCCCGGGCCGTGCTCGACGCCGACCACCACGGGCTGGAGGAGGTCAAGGAGCGGATCGTGGAGTACCTCGCCGTGCGCTCGCGCCGCGCCTCCCGCGGCCTCGAGGTGGTCGGCGGCCGCGGCTCCGGCGCCGTGATCCTGCTCGCCGGCCCGCCGGGAGTGGGCAAGACCTCGCTCGGCGAGTCCGTCGCCCGGGCGCTGGGGCGCAACTTCGTGCGGGTCGCACTTGGCGGCGTTCGCGACGAGGCCGAGATCCGCGGCCACCGGCGCACGTACGTCGGAGCGCTCCCGGGCCGCATCGTGCGCGCCATCAAGGAGTCCGGCTCGATGAACCCGGTCGTGCTGCTCGACGAGGTCGACAAGGTCGGCGCCGACTACCGCGGCGACCCCGCCGCGGCGCTGCTCGAGGTGCTCGACCCGGCGCAGAACCACACCTTCCGCGACCACTACCTCGAGCTCGACCTGGACCTGTCCGACGTCCTCTTCATCGCGACGGCCAACGTCGTCGAGCAGATCCCCGGAGCCCTGCTGGACCGCATGGAGCTGGTCACCCTCGACGGCTACACCGAGGACGACAAGGTCGCGATCGCCCGCGACTTCCTGCTGCCGCGCCAGCTGGAGCGCGCCGCGCTGACGGGCGACGAGGTGACGGTCACCGATGCGGCCCTGCACGAGCTCGCGGCCGACTACACCCGTGAGGCGGGAGTGCGGCAGATGGAGCGGCTGATCGCCAAGGCGCTGCGCAAGTCGGCGACCCGGCTCGCGACGACCGACGCCACGACGGTCTTGATCGACGTGCCCGATCTCAAGGACCTCGTCGGACGCCCGCGGTTCACCCCCGAGTCCCACGAGCGGACCTCGGTCCCCGGCGTCGCGACCGGGCTGGCCGTGACCGGGCTCGGCGGGGACGTCCTGTTCATCGAGGCCTCCGCGCACGACGGCGCGGCCGGCCTGACGCTGACCGGCCAGCTCGGCGACGTCATGAAGGAGTCGGCCCAGATCGCGCTGTCGTTCGTACGGGCCCACGCGGCCGACCTCGGCGTCGACGCGAGCTTCTTCGACCGGGCGATCCACGTGCACGTCCCCGCAGGTGCGACGCCCAAGGACGGCCCGTCGGCCGGGATCACCATGGTGACGGCGCTGACCTCGCTCGCCACCGGGCGACCGGTGCGCTCCGAGGTCGGCATGACCGGCGAGGTCACGCTCAACGGCCGGGTCCTGCCCATCGGCGGGCTCAAGCAGAAGCTGCTGGCCGCGCAGCGCCACGGTCTGAGCGAGGTGTTCGTGCCGCTGCGC
- the otsB gene encoding trehalose-phosphatase — MEFTSTTGEQKYAALVRAAAETIVGLDFDGTLSPIVEDPSQAHIHPDAPQVLLDLALQVAAVAVITGRPARQALDLGGLEEVGNAIGDAGKELYLFGQYGNERWSSTNRRVIGPRPPAGLASFERELPRVLRRAEAADAHLEDKVLSVAVHTRRLPDPEAAFRRLLPEIQELAARHDLVVEPGRQVIEVRSDGIHKGLVVERLAEELGAGGFLFAGDDLGDVEAFEAVATLDKQGLATLLVCSASDEENRLMDLADVVVHGPEGVMELLRQLADDAAALRA; from the coding sequence GTGGAGTTCACCTCGACTACCGGCGAGCAGAAGTACGCCGCCCTCGTGCGGGCCGCCGCCGAGACCATCGTCGGGCTCGACTTCGACGGCACCCTCTCGCCGATCGTCGAGGACCCCTCGCAGGCGCACATCCACCCCGATGCCCCCCAGGTGCTGCTCGACCTGGCCCTGCAGGTGGCCGCGGTCGCCGTGATCACCGGTCGCCCGGCGCGACAGGCGCTCGACCTGGGCGGGCTGGAGGAGGTCGGCAACGCGATCGGCGACGCGGGCAAGGAGCTGTACCTGTTCGGGCAGTACGGCAACGAGCGCTGGAGCTCCACCAACCGGCGCGTCATCGGCCCCCGCCCACCCGCCGGCCTGGCGAGCTTCGAGCGCGAGCTTCCCCGCGTGCTGCGCCGCGCTGAGGCCGCCGACGCGCACCTCGAGGACAAGGTCCTCTCGGTGGCCGTCCACACCCGCAGGCTGCCCGACCCCGAGGCCGCATTTCGCCGGCTGCTGCCCGAGATCCAGGAACTGGCCGCGCGCCACGACCTGGTGGTCGAGCCGGGCCGCCAGGTGATCGAGGTCCGCTCCGACGGCATCCACAAGGGCCTGGTCGTCGAGCGGCTGGCCGAGGAGCTCGGCGCGGGCGGCTTCCTCTTCGCCGGCGACGACCTCGGAGACGTGGAGGCCTTCGAGGCGGTCGCCACCCTCGACAAGCAGGGCCTGGCCACGCTCCTGGTCTGCTCCGCCTCCGACGAGGAGAACCGCCTCATGGACCTCGCCGACGTCGTGGTCCACGGCCCCGAGGGCGTCATGGAGCTGTTGCGCCAGCTCGCCGACGACGCGGCGGCGCTGCGGGCGTAG
- a CDS encoding LytR C-terminal domain-containing protein, which yields MRARRRDERGVVFPSPVVMLSIVAVAMAAVAFLATRGAEPTEREVVASSGEPSVSPTPSAQTTPKPKPKPKPVVQRGKTYVEVYNNSGITGLAGQVGTRATDAGWQVVGTDNWVGSVNGNTVFYPQRLKAAAELLALDLGIGRTALAVDPMRLDRLTVILTGELS from the coding sequence GTGCGTGCCCGTCGCCGCGACGAGCGCGGGGTGGTCTTCCCGTCGCCGGTGGTGATGCTGAGCATCGTCGCCGTCGCCATGGCCGCCGTCGCCTTCCTCGCCACCCGCGGCGCCGAGCCCACTGAGCGGGAGGTCGTCGCCTCCTCCGGGGAGCCGTCGGTCTCGCCCACGCCCAGTGCGCAGACCACCCCCAAGCCGAAGCCCAAGCCCAAGCCGGTCGTCCAGCGGGGCAAGACCTACGTCGAGGTCTACAACAACTCCGGCATCACCGGCCTCGCCGGCCAGGTCGGGACCCGCGCCACCGACGCCGGCTGGCAGGTCGTCGGCACCGACAACTGGGTCGGCTCGGTCAACGGCAACACCGTCTTCTACCCCCAGCGGCTCAAGGCGGCCGCCGAGCTGCTGGCCCTTGACCTCGGCATCGGGCGCACGGCCCTCGCCGTCGACCCGATGCGGCTCGACCGGCTCACGGTCATCCTGACCGGCGAGCTGAGCTAG
- a CDS encoding DUF3263 domain-containing protein yields the protein MDAANALDGQQAGATPTLSDRDREILEFERQWWKFAGAKETAVREKFDMSSTRYYQVLNALIDRPEALEADPLLVRRLRRLRSQRQRQRSARRLGFEV from the coding sequence ATGGACGCCGCGAACGCCCTCGACGGCCAGCAGGCCGGGGCCACGCCGACCCTGAGCGACCGCGACCGCGAGATCCTCGAGTTCGAGCGGCAGTGGTGGAAGTTCGCCGGCGCCAAGGAGACCGCCGTACGCGAGAAGTTCGACATGAGCTCCACGCGCTACTACCAGGTGCTCAACGCGCTCATCGACCGTCCCGAGGCACTCGAGGCCGACCCGCTCCTCGTGCGGCGTCTGCGCCGCCTGCGCTCGCAGCGCCAGCGCCAGCGCTCCGCCCGCCGCCTCGGCTTCGAGGTCTGA